A single Drosophila ananassae strain 14024-0371.13 chromosome 3L, ASM1763931v2, whole genome shotgun sequence DNA region contains:
- the LOC6496422 gene encoding putative uncharacterized protein DDB_G0282133 isoform X1 gives MAPKDYSTYLMLERMNEENNTQKLIRLYRSNECLWNPQSSGYHSPSVKDNAWRRITRLMDSGLTPDQVKLQVLALRNYYDKECTAIRKSQLEGYSYLPRHAYFEDLHFLKGPEGPTDLNGGNGVLEDDFMLEDERKICKNSEETICQGTASLHPCLSDNNDNFTYYKLVLEPEQPSIAVPNEDVVVGQLGRSASGNDRWYPTSYCLRCCENKGGRVSLCESCCGRGKRFCPAKESGNSLGEESSYNSGGRTQSRNQYDDDSYSSPRTSQPRQNFRPQYQKSQSPSPRYQCDSRCTIANSQSQSNRNQESSRDCVCGEGAYVDMGNLGANESDGSDNWPSPRLCGQRRPKFKPRYRYVVTDHGLKECCGGSWKRNNEAMCRRLQAQLDKQSNNQSNNQSNKCCCPNQNSGRESNRNFRYQSGEDELNVMLLKNNCPRRRPQAINCQCPVHSEPYNNNPPPQDPVRYHENQPNGQPRSENPQMQAPERYNNDQTNFMVYPCGCQYDSFRQQADDPPNVPNYYQQNQQYEPGPTSYPVPALPNTTAQMDEFGDMCVPCHLLNDFDPSTLPPQARVYCFSTENPESWRQDMNYGPPGQNVCEECKRQNKYCAGTCPLNQPTSDDRSESVYDSYNAPCYCDGRGPGNGSAYSQDSRQVANQNIPPNYQEDVPQINNMPEEEYRSLDGRQRADFGESSDERGKGRPYPRRKEDFDEEPPVRTQRSNDNSARMGPFLRESCCSEAACCNLRNEDAQRPKAPRNDEDSFTQYESANSDYSNSRRNKRKEAPVDNPDPNLKLYSLATDDSQFGTYCEECSNFRRNEDYRDNRKARPPPYDRNNQDERRDSTGSRSKGPDDRNYQDGNRASMSSRSKDQEDSPPSVCECTDKKPRSKARSQEDRDYQEEKRDSVSSRSKGQDDRSYPDGNRASVSSRSKGPDVPSSPDNESDNKKSPPKARPPEDRNYQEERRESTASRSKGPDDRRDQDGKRGSASSRSNAAEKPPPPDYESENRSPDVKKMPKEDSDTMDEKPKRRSKNNYEDQKEQPEDQYEDNCIDENCPKMGARNRQRNEQNINKGDDYCNIEMCPRPQQCPYLKGGSGRKFNQEASNEDDQSRSYDFERQSPRQQKDRRRQNDCNNCTDDTCPYGEDENRNYSNERSTRQRQTGCNNCTNDTCPYEENKRAPDERSNRRKMQCNNCNDDTCPYEENKRAPDERRNRRKMQCNNCNDDTCPYGNENKGKGRDYSEERSTRRQKGCNNCTNETCPYEEDENGDYSDERPTSRQKKNRRNNGRTNDENDTYPYRDEEEKGYSNGRRTSRSQKNRKNRPDDTTDTYPEDDDENKNYSPERRQKGRSNREVDCNKDTCKYKNKDSSKQKDSSRRDSDKSRGADEVFCNDETCKYKKNDSSKSTKGESTRRDSSDSYKDAPTDGDKKSSRRSRSNSPSKNPRCPPRNKSAEKRKKAANSKNSKYDDSSRDWDRNREERSDRYQVDSRNSAERSGRFLNYHIASNEDDYYSDDYGRNNYNDRNLVDCNCSAERMDTSPRRNGNGRSQRSAPPRNDNRRKMDDYDYDDDYDDNDRTYNRNKNSKPAPPKSTKARGTDPYPSEYECRCSDKEFCQRKTKNGKGQGPKDDQSPKPIDTGEPKDTQPADNENDDDKPQKTEENERTVCECHSDSDEKIKAEEPVADDSVKRPSAGNVLITSKSPFLSSIKKALPLGLTILSPICIQNRQFEVVENFPIQDLTSLMEQVQEFRSPSQDSTRNSLPVKKKATYHYNGPSTSFAKSSKASSNRGAPIAPKSPMGETTKRRGAGSPQGRHMTPLGIRRPTFRKQESTKDSANSKFLFDINSEQYYICKLQDDGSAKQYLILMPKEAIGGPDGPREVPGQSSAKDRHYCHRQSSGFQSVSWAHPGSTNQSQESQQSKRLEPGECHPIFPTIEWIKNHLAAAVMDPIVDTKKGIPTRKLRRKVVTKLLSSKSRKASQKANTKGTDDNRALLVAHKVICQGEMEKTDQQVVVLHPPVADFRPSRYSFDKDMAPDSAASPGPKPLAKKAPKPPAKPKRTVLR, from the exons ATGGCCCCCAAGGATTACTCTACGTACCTGATGCTCGAGCGCATGAACGAAGAGAACAACACCCAGAAACTGATACGGCTGTACCGATCCAACGAGTGCCTCTGGAATCCCCAGTCATCAGGTTATCACAGTCCGTCCGTTAAGGATAATGCTTGGCGGCGGATAACTCGGCTGATGGACAGCGGACTAACTCCCGACCAGGTGAAGCTTCAGGTACTAGCTCTTCGCAATTACTACGACAAGGAGTGCACCGCCATACGGAAGAGCCAGCTGGAGGGCTATAGCTATCTCCCTCGTCATGCGTACTTCGAGGATCTACATTTCTTGAAAGGCCCGGAGGGACCAACTGATTTAAATGGG GGTAATGGGGTCCTGGAGGATGATTTTATGCTAGAGGACGAAAGGAAGATATGTAAAAATTCAGAGGAAACAATCTGCCAAGGAACAG CGTCATTACACCCCTGCTTGAGCGACAACAATGATAATTTTACCTACTACAAGCTGGTCCTAGAGCCCGAGCAACCATCAATAGCAGTCCCAAACGAGGATGTTGTCGTGGGCCAGTTAGGACGATCGGCTTCCGGAAATGATCGCTGGTATCCCACCTCCTATTGCCTGAGATGTTGTGAGAATAAGGGGGGAAGAGTGAGTCTCTGCGAATCGTGCTGTGGACGAGGAAAAAGGTTTTGTCCGGCGAAAGAGAGCGGAAACTCTCTGGGCGAGGAAAGTAGTTATAACTCGGGTGGGAGGACCCAATCGAGAAATCAATATGACGATGACTCCTATTCATCTCCACGCACTAGTCAGCCGCGTCAGAATTTTCGGCCACAGTACCAAAAATCCCAATCACCAAGTCCGAGATATCAGTGTGATTCCAGATGCACAATCGCAAACTCACAATCGCAGAGTAATAGAAATCAGGAGAGCTCCCGTGACTGTGTATGCGGTGAAGGTGCCTATGTGGACATGGGAAATTTAGGTGCCAATGAGTCCGACGGCTCGGACAACTGGCCCAGTCCCCGTCTGTGTGGCCAACGGCGTCCCAAGTTCAAGCCTCGATATCGCTATGTGGTAACGGATCACGGCCTAAAGGAGTGTTGTGGTGGCTCCTGGAAGCGCAACAATGAAGCAATGTGCCGGCGACTGCAGGCTCAACTGGACAAGCAATCTAACAATCAATCAAATAATCAATCAAATAAATGTTGCTGCCCGAATCAGAATTCGGGCCGTGAAAGTAATCGAAATTTTCGCTACCAGTCGGGCGAGGATGAGTTGAATGTGATGTTGCTGAAGAATAACTGCCCAAGACGACGTCCCCAGGCCATCAATTGTCAGTGTCCAGTTCATTCAGAGCCCTATAACAATAATCCGCCTCCCCAGGATCCGGTACGATACCATGAAAATCAGCCAAACGGGCAGCCACGTAGTGAGAATCCACAAATGCAAGCTCCGGAGCGGTATAACAACGATCAGACGAACTTTATGGTCTATCCGTGCGGTTGCCAATATGACAGCTTCCGCCAACAAGCCGATGATCCGCCCAATGTGCCCAATTACTACCAACAGAACCAACAGTACGAACCGGGGCCAACGAGCTATCCGGTCCCAGCCTTGCCGAACACAACCGCACAAATGGATGAGTTCGGAGATATGTGTGTGCCCTGCCACTTACTGAACGATTTCGATCCCTCCACTCTTCCGCCACAAGCACGGGTGTACTGCTTCTCCACCGAGAACCCAGAAAGTTGGCGACAGGACATGAATTACGGACCACCGGGTCAAAATGTATGCGAGGAGTGCAAGAGACAAAATAAGTACTGTGCTGGAACCTGTCCTTTAAATCAACCGACTAGCGATGATCGATCAGAGTCGGTATATGATTCATATAATGCGCCTTGCTACTGCGATGGAAGAGGTCCTGGTAATGGAAGTGCTTATTCGCAAGACTCCCGTCAGGTAGCCAATCAAAACATTCCACCTAATTATCAAGAGGACGTAcctcaaataaataatatgcCGGAAGAGGAATATAGGTCACTGGATGGTCGTCAGAGAGCAGACTTTGGAGAATCCTCTGACGAAAGAGGCAAAGGTCGTCCATATCCTAGGAGGAAAGAAGACTTTGACGAAGAGCCTCCGGTGAGAACGCAGCGCTCCAATGACAACTCAGCGCGAATGGGTCCATTCCTTCGGGAAAGCTGTTGCAGCGAAGCCGCCTGTTGTAATCTCCGTAATGAAGATGCCCAACGCCCAAAAGCACCGCGCAATGATGAAGATTCCTTTACTCAATATGAGTCAGCAAATTCTGATTACTCGAATTCAAGGCGGAACAAAAGAAAGGAGGCGCCGGTTGATAATCCAGATCCAAACTTGAAATTATATTCTTTGGCTACGGACGATTCGCAATTTGGGACGTATTGTGAAGAATGTTCCAATTTCCGTCGTAATGAAGACTATCGAGATAATAGGAAGGCGAGACCTCCTCCATACGATCGTAACAACCAGGATGAGAGACGGGACAGCACAGGTTCAAGATCAAAGGGTCCCGATGATCGCAATTACCAGGACGGGAACCGAGCAAGCATGAGTTCCAGATCGAAAGATCAAGAAGATTCTCCTCCATCGGTCTGTGAATGTACAGATAAAAAACCACGATCCAAAGCTCGATCTCAAGAAGATCGGGACTATCAGGAAGAGAAAAGAGATAGCGTGAGTTCCAGATCAAAAGGTCAAGACGATCGAAGCTACCCGGACGGGAACCGAGCCAGCGTAAGCTCCAGATCAAAAGGTCCAGATGTTCCTTCTTCGCCAGACAATGAATCTGacaacaaaaaatctccaccCAAGGCACGGCCTCCAGAAGATCGTAATTACCAGGAAGAGAGAAGAGAAAGCACAGCTTCCAGATCAAAAGGTCCAGACGATCGGAGAGACCAGGATGGGAAACGAGGGAGCGCAAGTTCCAGATCCAATGCTGCGGAAAAGCCTCCGCCGCCTGACTATGAATCTGAGAATAGGTCTCCGGACGTTAAAAAGATGCCAAAGGAAGATTCCGATACAATGGATGAAAAACCAAAGCGGAGATCTAAAAACAATTATGAGGATCAGAAGGAGCAACCCGAGGACCAGTACGAAGACAACTGCATCGATGAAAACTGTCCAAAAATGGGAGCTAGGAACAGGCAACGAAATGAACAAAATATCAACAAAGGAGATGACTATTGCAATATTGAAATGTGTCCAAGACCACAACAATGTCCTTATTTGAAAGGAGGTAGTGGACGGAAATTTAACCAAGAGGCCTCTAATGAGGATGATCAAAGTAGGAGTTATGACTTTGAACGCCAGTCGCCTAGACAACAAAAGGATCGCAGGCGTCAAAATGATTGCAACAATTGCACCGACGATACATGTCCTTACGGAGAAGATGAAAATAGGAATTATTCGAATGAACGCAGCACCAGACAGCGGCAGACAGGATGCAACAATTGCACCAACGATACATGTCCTTACGAGGAGAATAAAAGAGCTCCAGATGAACGCAGCAACAGACGTAAGATGCAATGCAACAATTGCAACGACGATACATGTCCTTACGAGGAGAATAAAAGAGCTCCAGATGAACGCCGCAACAGACGTAAGATGCAATGCAACAATTGCAACGACGATACATGTCCTTACGGAAATGAAAATAAGGGAAAGGGACGGGATTATTCAGAAGAACGTAGCACCAGACGTCAGAAGGGATGCAACAATTGCACCAACGAGACATGTCCTTACGAAGAGGATGAAAATGGAGATTATTCAGACGAACGCCCCACCTCAAGACAGAAAAAGAATCGTAGAAATAATGGTCGGACGAATGATGAAAACGACACATATCCTTATAGAGATGAAGAGGAGAAGGGTTATTCCAATGGACGCCGCACATCACGATCGCAGAAGAATCGTAAAAATCGACCGGATGACACTACAGACACATATCCTGAAGATGATgatgaaaacaaaaactattCTCCAGAACGACGACAAAAAGGACGTTCTAATCGAGAGGTGGACTGCAATAAGGACACAtgtaaatacaaaaataaggACTCATCAAAACAGAAAGATAGCTCGAGAAGAGATTCCGACAAGAGTCGAGGGGCGGATGAAGTCTTTTGCAATGACGAAACATGTAAGTACAAAAAGAATGATTCATCGAAGAGCACCAAGGGCGAAAGCACCAGGAGGGATTCCAGTGACTCCTACAAGGATGCTCCAACCGATGGCGACAAGAAAAGTTCCAGAAGATCCAGAAGTAATTCACCTTCAAAGAACCCACGCTGCCCACCCAGAAATAAGTCTGCCGAGAAAAGGAAGAAAGCGGCGAACTCTAAAAATTCCAAATATGACGATAGTTCTCGCGACTGGGATAGAAACCGGGAGGAAAGATCTGACAGATATCAGGTAGACTCTCGTAACAGTGCAGAACGATCCGGAAGATTTTTAAACTACCATATAGCGAGCAATGAGGATGACTACTACTCCGATGATTATGGAAGAAACAATTACAATGATAGGAACTTAGTCGATTGTAATTGCAGTGCAGAACGTATGGATACTTCGCCCAgaagaaatggaaatggacgGTCGCAGAGATCGGCCCCACCCCGAAATGACAATAGAAGAAAGATGGACGACTATGACTACGATGACGATTATGATGACAATGATAGGACTTATAATAGAAATAAGAATTCGAAGCCAGCTCCACCAAAATCAACGAAGGCGAGGGGAACAGATCCATACCCATCTGAATACGAGTGTCGGTGCAGCGATAAGGAATTTTGCCAAAGAAAGACAAAGAACGGTAAGGGCCAAGGGCCAAAGGACGATCAAAGCCCGAAACCCATAGACACTGGGGAGCCGAAAGACACGCAACCGGCAGATAATGAAAATGATGATGATAAGCCCCAGAAAACTGAAGAAAATGAGAGAACTGTGTGTGAATGTCATTCCGATTCCGACGAAAAAATCAAAGCGGAAGAACCAGTAGCAGATGACTCTGTGAAGCGACCTTCGGCTGGAAATGTATTGATTACTTCGAAAAGTCCTTTCCTATCAAGTATCAAGAAGGCCCTTCCCCTTGGTCTGACCATACTCTCTCCGATTTGCATACAAAATAGGCAGTTTGAAGTGGTCGAGAACTTCCCCATTCAAGACCTGACCAGTCTCATGGAGCAAGTACAGGAATTTAGATCACCCTCCCAGGACTCGACTAGAAATTCCCTGCCTGTGAAGAAAAAGGCTACATATCACTATAATGGACCATCAACATCTTTTGCCAAATCTTCCAAAGCAAGCTCCAATCGTGGAGCACCGATAGCTCCAAAATCCCCGATGGGGGAGACGACCAAGCGACGAGGGGCTGGAAGTCCGCAGGGCAGACATATGACCCCTTTAGGCATCCGGCGCCCAACCTTCCGGAAGCAGGAATCTACCAAGGACTCTGCCAATAGCAAGTTTCTCTTTGACATAAACTCGGAACAATATTACATTTGCAAATTACAGGACGACGGTAGCGCCAAGCAGTACCTCATTCTCATGCCGAAGGAGGCGATTGGAGGACCCGACGGCCCCCGGGAGGTCCCAGGACAGAGTTCTGCCAAGGACCGGCACTACTGCCATCGGCAGAGTTCCGGCTTCCAGAGCGTGTCCTGGGCCCATCCGGGGTCCACGAACCAATCGCAAGAGTCCCAGCAATCTAAGAGATTAGAACCGGGCGAGTGCCATCCCATATTTCCAACAATTGAATGGATCAAGAACCACTTAGCCGCTGCGGTGATGGATCCCATTGTGGATACCAAAAAAGGCATTCCCACGCGAAAGTTGCGCCGCAAAGTTGTAACGAAGCTGCTGTCATCGAAGTCTCGAAAAGCCTCCCAAAAGGCCAATACCAAGGGGACTGACGATAACCGGGCCCTTCTGGTTGCCCACAAAGTCATCTGCCAAGGAGAAATGGAGAAGACCGACCAACAAGTAGTTGTCCTGCATCCTCCAGTGGCAGACTTCCGGCCATCGAGATACTCATTCGATAAGGACATGGCTCCCGACAGCGCAGCCTCTCCGGGACCAAAGCCCCTGGCCAAGAAGGCGCCCAAGCCACCCGCCAAGCCCAAGCGAACAGTCCTCCGGTGA